In Sphaeramia orbicularis chromosome 1, fSphaOr1.1, whole genome shotgun sequence, a genomic segment contains:
- the LOC115417560 gene encoding neuropeptide SIFamide receptor-like → MDFNVTSLTLETFSNLPLLLVVFPLGSSMDLSQDQLLDRSSVQPSFSPLLQDEDRLNHTFRFHSSLHQPLPSLQPPTMSPYSSLTPSHLYATDSSLSFRQTSTLVSQSSSSSVSSFLSTFSSNDLADLENMLLWTLHEPSTIALTIMYCISFILGFIGNLMSLRVLTNRRSRRLAGVSATRSLLVNLAVCDLAVVCVCMPITLGSQIYTAWVYGDLLCRAVPFTQAVSVSASVLTLTVISVNRYYSVRSPLRARSMFTRRRILATVAVVWIVSSVMCAPIAVMNRRREISFGTFAILVCQEEWPQPRLKQGYNVLLFVMLYCLPVTFNLTIGFLTGRRLWGGKKSTFSDLDPRSQALHVSRLKTRQKIAKMVVCLVLLFAVSWLPLYLADLWIDCEQRPPSWLLQTRPFAQWLGLTNSSLNPICYCFIGDLYRSAKVIRTRYYEKVAALFGSSTFSRSAAATSPSVVITDSKVTSAEHHHIAAAAMVASASMVTIPRLFSLARAQGLGQKVRDSSDSRGGSDHSISDWCRSSPSVCDGSLFPCQLHTLHHSIHRDFLPTRRHSVNENAGSLPLRMESVEIDVLPLRRHSGDRIYGLLADKKDIITRGRDMLCYTGQHRSKISHTYSQVGTTEDETTDTTSL, encoded by the exons ATGGATTTTAATGTAACCAGCCTTACATTGGAAACATTCTCAAATCTTCCTCTGCTGTTGGTTGTGTTTCCACTGGGGAGCAGCATGGATCTGTCCCAGGACCAGCTGTTGGACAGAAGCTCAGTCCAGCCCAGCTTCTCTCCACTGCTTCAGGATGAGGACAGACTAAACCACACCTTCAGATTTCACAGCTCTCTTCATCAACCCCTGCCCTCCCTGCAGCCTCCCACCATGTCCCCCTACTCCTCCCTCACCCCCTCTCACTTATATGCCACTGACTCCTCCTTATCCTTTAGGCAAACATCCACTCTTGTCTCCCAATCTTCTTCCTCCTCAGTTTCTTCGTTCCTCTCCACCTTTTCCTCTAATGACTTGGCGGACCTGGAGAACATGCTGCTGTGGACTCTCCATGAGCCCAGCACTATCGCTCTCACCATCATGTACTGCATATCCTTTATTCTGGGATTCATTGGGAATTTAATGTCCTTGCGAGTCCTCACCAACAGGCGTAGCCGGAGGCTGGCCGGGGTCAGCGCCACTCGTAGTCTCCTGGTGAATCTGGCGGTGTGCGACCTGGCTGTAGTGTGCGTGTGCATGCCCATCACATTGGGTAGTCAGATCTATACAGCCTGGGTCTACGGGGACCTCCTGTGTCGAGCGGTGCCCTTCACTCAGGCTGTGTCGGTCTCAGCCAGTGTCTTAACACTGACAGTCATTAGCGTGAATCGTTACTACAGTGTGCGATCGCCGTTGCGTGCTCGCTCCATGTTTACCCGCCGACGGATCTTGGCAACTGTGGCCGTGGTGTGGATAGTGTCTTCGGTGATGTGTGCTCCGATCGCAGTCATGAACCGCCGGAGGGAAATCAGTTTTGGAACGTTTGCCATCTTGGTGTGTCAGGAGGAGTGGCCTCAGCCTCGCCTTAAACAGGG ATACAATGTACTGCTGTTTGTGATGCTCTACTGCCTGCCAGTGACCTTCAACCTCACCATAGGCTTCCTGACCGGGAGGCGGCTCTGGGGAGGGAAGAAATCCACATTCTCAGATCTTGACCCTCGCAGCCAGGCTTTGCATGTCTCTCGCCTCAAGACTCGGCAGAAAATTGCCAAGATGGTGGTGTGTCTGGTGTTGCTGTTTGCAGTGTCCTGGCTGCCGCTCTATCTGGCTGACCTTTGGATCGACTGTGAGCAAAGGCCACCATCTTGGCTCCTGCAGACACGTCCATTTGCCCAGTGGCTGGGTCTGACAAACTCCAGTCTTAACCCAATTTGCTACTGCTTCATAGGAGACCTGTACCGCTCAGCTAAAGTCATTCGGACTCGATACTATGAGAAAGTGGCAGCTTTATTTGGATCATCTACATTCTCCAGATCAGCTGCGGCGACGTCTCCTTCTGTAGTGATTACAGACAGTAAAGTGACTTCTGCTGAGCATCATCATATTGCTGCTGCTGCCATGGTAGCCTCTGCTTCCATGGTTACGATCCCCAGACTTTTTAGCTTGGCCAGAGCCCAGGGCTTAGGGCAGAAGGTTCGAGACAGCTCAGACAGCCGAGGAGGATCTGACCACAGTATCTCAGACTGGTGTCGCTCCAGTCCCAGTGTGTGTGATGGCTCTTTGTTCCCTTGCCAGCTCCACACACTACATCACTCCATACACAGAGACTTCCTACCTACAAGAAGACACTCTGTGAATGAGAACGCTGGATCATTACCTTTAAGAATGGAGTCTGTGGAAATAGATGTGCTGCCTTTGAGGAGGCATTCTGGCGACAGAATATATGGTCTGTTAGCTGATAAGAAAGATATTATTACCAGGGGCAGAGACATGCTCTGTTACACTGGGCAGCAcagaagcaaaatatcacacaCCTACTCtcaggttggaaccactgaagaTGAAACAACTGACACAACCAGCCTCTGA